In a single window of the Acidobacteriaceae bacterium genome:
- a CDS encoding flagellar basal body L-ring protein FlgH, whose protein sequence is MHKPPKKSTAQLRAEYLSGLSETAVQGASERSAGSLWSAGGVMVDPSSDYKAHLLNDEVTVVVSVQSNAAQSGSVDSERNFSANSAISGLAGDLATKGTNPLLAASSASSLKGTGATSSSTAFSTSLTGQVIAVLPNGNVVIEASRRIDMNNQHEEIIVRGIARPGDISPLNSVASTSLSALQIEVKGKGIISDSVRPPNPLTRAILWLFGF, encoded by the coding sequence TTGCACAAGCCACCCAAGAAGAGTACGGCGCAGCTTCGTGCCGAGTACCTTTCCGGGCTATCAGAAACGGCAGTACAAGGGGCTTCGGAACGCAGCGCGGGAAGCCTGTGGTCGGCCGGGGGCGTGATGGTCGATCCTTCGTCGGACTACAAAGCGCACTTGTTGAATGACGAGGTCACCGTTGTGGTTTCGGTGCAATCAAATGCGGCCCAGAGTGGTTCAGTCGACAGTGAGCGCAATTTCTCAGCGAACTCGGCAATTAGCGGTCTTGCGGGAGACCTCGCAACGAAGGGTACAAATCCGCTTCTAGCGGCTTCATCTGCCTCGTCATTGAAGGGTACGGGGGCGACGAGTTCAAGCACAGCGTTTAGCACGAGTTTGACTGGTCAGGTGATTGCAGTCCTACCCAATGGCAATGTCGTAATCGAAGCTTCTCGAAGGATCGACATGAATAACCAGCACGAAGAGATCATCGTTCGAGGAATTGCCAGACCTGGTGACATAAGTCCATTGAACTCTGTGGCATCGACTTCGCTGAGCGCATTACAAATCGAGGTGAAGGGAAAAGGGATCATCTCCGACAGTGTGCGTCCTCCGAATCCTCTAACGCGAGCCATTCTCTGGCTATTTGGGTTCTAG
- a CDS encoding flagellar hook basal-body protein, which produces MNSGLYGACAGLMARMEALDTVAANVANSSTTGFRGQENSFGTVLAETGRQGRMSALNQVTNAFSQLAGSHTDETQGTITRTGNELDLAIKGEGYFKIKTATGFAYTRNGEFQVDANGRLTTTTGDLVMGEGGGSIVPGKSPLSIASSGIISSNGAISGKLAIVTFAAGTKLDYHGAAQYGAPAGTEGPASGASVQQGALEDSNVSPIEGVVNLVSAQRAAESMRHALTLIDGEMDKTAVQDLARNN; this is translated from the coding sequence ATGAATAGCGGGCTCTATGGGGCGTGTGCGGGACTCATGGCGCGGATGGAAGCGCTTGATACGGTTGCTGCGAACGTCGCGAACAGCAGCACGACAGGTTTTCGTGGCCAGGAAAACTCATTCGGCACCGTACTGGCTGAGACCGGGCGGCAAGGCCGGATGTCCGCGCTAAACCAGGTGACCAACGCCTTCAGTCAGCTCGCGGGCTCTCATACAGATGAGACGCAAGGGACGATTACCCGCACCGGGAACGAACTCGACCTCGCAATCAAGGGCGAGGGGTATTTCAAGATCAAGACTGCAACTGGATTCGCGTACACACGTAACGGCGAATTTCAAGTCGACGCCAATGGGAGATTGACGACAACCACGGGCGATCTCGTAATGGGTGAGGGGGGAGGGTCAATCGTGCCAGGCAAGAGCCCTCTTTCAATTGCATCGAGTGGAATCATCTCTTCAAACGGGGCGATTTCGGGAAAGCTCGCAATCGTAACGTTCGCCGCTGGCACAAAGCTGGACTATCACGGCGCTGCACAATATGGCGCGCCGGCTGGCACGGAAGGACCAGCGAGCGGCGCGAGTGTTCAGCAAGGTGCGCTTGAGGATTCGAATGTGAGCCCCATCGAAGGGGTCGTGAACCTTGTTTCTGCGCAGCGTGCAGCTGAGTCGATGAGGCATGCATTGACGCTGATCGATGGCGAGATGGACAAGACGGCTGTGCAGGATCTCGCGCGGAATAACTAA
- a CDS encoding flagellin, translating to MAITILNNLSAMSAENSLSATQANLQNTLTQLSTGLRINSGADDAAGLSIANGMQANIAALTQSAQNATNGVGMLQTADGALSQVTTLLNRAVSLATEAANGGLSTGTNSQSAALDTEFQSILSEVNQIGQTTDFNGQNVFASTTPNSFTSTQASLAATTALTAGSKTTINDSATGGTFVFTAQAGDTVQTLETAIGNAVSAGTLSSGTTATLTGGQLVVATSTSGDSLGVTTNDFVLGPMQNTTAGANNSITFISDGTQTGAADTQIQTVISQLSASTLGLSGANLQNDTNAASALTAINNAISTVSAQRGQIGASVNRLTAASNVMTAQVQNLTSASNGIMDADIGKTVTNMTQYNILQSTGMAALQQANQAQQAVLKLLQ from the coding sequence GTGGCAATCACTATCCTTAATAACCTTTCGGCGATGAGCGCAGAGAATTCTTTGTCTGCGACACAGGCCAACCTGCAGAACACATTGACACAGCTCTCCACCGGCTTGCGTATCAACTCTGGCGCCGACGACGCAGCCGGGCTCTCGATCGCGAACGGCATGCAGGCGAACATCGCGGCACTTACACAGTCAGCTCAGAACGCCACCAACGGTGTTGGTATGTTGCAGACCGCCGACGGCGCGTTGTCCCAAGTGACGACTCTTCTCAATCGTGCGGTGTCGCTTGCGACGGAGGCCGCAAACGGCGGTTTGAGCACAGGAACTAACAGTCAATCTGCTGCGCTCGACACGGAGTTCCAGTCGATCCTCTCAGAGGTCAATCAAATCGGACAGACCACGGACTTCAATGGTCAGAATGTCTTTGCTTCGACTACACCCAACTCATTTACCTCAACGCAGGCTTCGCTGGCTGCGACGACTGCATTAACGGCTGGTTCGAAGACAACGATCAATGACTCCGCTACAGGAGGAACGTTCGTCTTCACCGCGCAAGCTGGAGATACGGTTCAGACGCTTGAGACAGCCATCGGCAACGCCGTGTCGGCTGGAACGCTGAGCAGCGGTACCACGGCGACGTTGACCGGTGGACAGCTCGTTGTGGCTACGAGCACCTCTGGTGATTCTCTTGGCGTCACGACGAATGATTTCGTTCTCGGGCCGATGCAGAACACCACGGCCGGAGCGAACAACTCCATCACATTTATTAGCGATGGCACGCAGACCGGCGCAGCCGATACGCAGATCCAGACCGTGATCAGTCAGCTTTCGGCCTCCACTTTGGGTCTCTCTGGCGCGAATCTTCAGAATGACACGAACGCGGCCTCGGCGCTGACGGCGATCAACAATGCAATCAGCACCGTCTCCGCACAGCGAGGCCAGATTGGCGCTTCGGTCAACAGGCTCACCGCGGCCTCAAATGTTATGACCGCACAGGTGCAAAACCTGACGAGCGCCTCGAACGGCATCATGGACGCCGATATCGGCAAGACGGTCACCAATATGACTCAGTACAACATTCTGCAATCCACCGGCATGGCGGCTCTGCAGCAGGCAAACCAGGCGCAGCAGGCCGTGTTGAAACTCCTGCAGTAG
- a CDS encoding flagella basal body P-ring formation protein FlgA, giving the protein MKLLALTLPMAASLAFAQQHQAMHYPIIETTVANLLHADGTNVTSSQVHLPMQLAAATPDPHLEIVAARKVTEHELDLEVRCQAIRECLPFDALVDTNDANTITALDRSARQPSAHAVPEKVSSPVEPIATMSDHLAAGAQVVLVIADGRMRIHLPAIAVDSGAKGTQIRVCTLDRKKIFHAVVVDGGTVQGVVE; this is encoded by the coding sequence ATGAAACTGCTCGCTCTGACACTGCCGATGGCCGCTTCGCTTGCTTTCGCGCAGCAACACCAAGCCATGCACTATCCAATTATCGAGACGACAGTCGCAAACTTGCTGCATGCGGACGGGACGAATGTGACCTCGTCGCAGGTTCACCTGCCGATGCAACTCGCGGCAGCGACGCCTGACCCGCACCTCGAGATCGTGGCGGCACGCAAAGTGACCGAGCACGAGCTAGACCTCGAAGTACGTTGCCAAGCTATTCGTGAGTGTCTGCCGTTCGATGCCTTGGTCGATACCAACGATGCAAACACAATTACTGCGCTAGATAGATCGGCGCGACAACCTAGCGCGCATGCCGTTCCTGAAAAGGTCTCTTCACCTGTTGAACCCATTGCGACAATGTCGGATCATCTGGCCGCCGGCGCCCAGGTCGTTCTCGTCATCGCAGATGGGCGCATGCGTATTCATCTTCCGGCAATCGCGGTAGACAGCGGGGCCAAAGGAACGCAGATTCGCGTGTGCACGTTGGATCGAAAGAAGATCTTTCACGCAGTCGTTGTGGACGGCGGAACGGTTCAAGGGGTGGTCGAGTGA
- the flgK gene encoding flagellar hook-associated protein FlgK — translation MIGLNGTLSIATEALGAQTAGLEVANNNIANANTPGYSRQIVSLSSAASIQNGTSVDEGVSYDGFTSVRDSVLSLAINNATSGQGSLTAQNTLLTQVNTAFSSATSGVGASLSTLFSDLSALSTNPSDPSARQTVLQDANQLVSDFHQGAAALSSVANAANEQVVSSVSEINGLTQQIADLNAQLASSAGDGQDGGSLEDQRDALTTQVAQLIGISNTQTGGSPTLTTANGSPLVIGSTFYPLQVTTGSDGNVHVQDAEGDDITSTLTGGTLGGVITVRDGTLPSLSAQLDSLASQFAAAMNSAQASGVNLHGAAGSPMFGVPTAGSAAAGISAVLTNGSEIAISSDGSTNSSGNLQAFLSVQSSPLASGATPTVGYANLVGNIGSAGSQVSNELTATTASLQQLTTQQASESGVSIDEETTNLIRYQQAYQAAARVISTVNDLYTALMNISLGDG, via the coding sequence ATGATAGGACTGAATGGGACGCTTTCTATTGCCACGGAAGCACTCGGCGCCCAGACGGCGGGTCTCGAAGTGGCGAACAATAATATTGCAAATGCGAATACTCCCGGTTATTCCCGGCAGATCGTCTCACTTAGTTCCGCTGCGTCCATCCAGAACGGAACGAGCGTCGATGAAGGTGTTTCTTATGATGGTTTCACTAGCGTCCGGGATTCAGTTCTAAGTCTCGCGATCAATAACGCGACTTCCGGCCAGGGAAGTCTAACGGCTCAGAACACGCTCCTGACGCAGGTCAACACTGCCTTTTCGAGTGCAACCAGTGGCGTTGGCGCGTCGTTGTCAACTCTGTTTTCAGATCTTTCCGCGTTATCGACGAACCCGTCCGACCCGTCGGCGCGCCAAACCGTACTGCAGGATGCCAACCAGCTTGTGAGCGACTTTCACCAGGGCGCCGCGGCTCTGTCATCTGTTGCAAACGCCGCGAACGAACAGGTGGTTTCCAGTGTCAGCGAGATCAACGGGCTTACACAGCAGATAGCCGATCTGAATGCGCAATTGGCATCCTCGGCCGGCGACGGGCAGGATGGAGGATCACTTGAGGATCAGAGGGACGCGCTAACCACCCAAGTGGCGCAGCTGATCGGCATATCGAATACGCAAACTGGAGGGAGTCCTACGTTGACCACGGCGAATGGAAGTCCCCTGGTTATTGGAAGCACATTCTATCCGTTGCAAGTGACGACGGGCTCCGATGGGAATGTTCACGTTCAGGATGCAGAGGGCGATGACATAACCAGCACGCTGACCGGTGGAACGTTAGGTGGAGTGATCACCGTCCGGGACGGTACGCTGCCAAGTCTGTCCGCACAGTTGGATTCGCTGGCGTCGCAATTCGCGGCCGCGATGAACAGCGCGCAGGCATCCGGCGTCAATCTGCATGGTGCTGCGGGATCACCAATGTTTGGTGTTCCGACAGCAGGTTCAGCCGCGGCTGGAATCAGCGCGGTCCTGACCAATGGTTCTGAGATCGCAATCAGCTCAGACGGGTCGACAAACAGTAGTGGCAATCTCCAAGCATTCTTATCTGTTCAATCGAGTCCTTTGGCGAGTGGTGCGACGCCGACCGTTGGGTATGCCAATCTAGTCGGCAACATTGGATCGGCGGGTTCTCAGGTCAGTAACGAACTCACGGCAACTACGGCGTCCTTGCAGCAACTGACAACGCAGCAAGCCAGTGAATCCGGAGTCTCGATTGATGAAGAAACGACGAATTTAATTCGATATCAACAGGCGTATCAGGCTGCGGCCAGAGTTATATCGACTGTGAACGATCTCTATACAGCGTTGATGAACATAAGCCTCGGAGACGGTTAA
- the fliN gene encoding flagellar motor switch protein FliN, which yields MMNEAAKVNLISCLADAMRNSIAACGSGLWLCAASTMTGDRPAVPAEQSAMVTSLRLRGTLSGELRVEISAKDLRILFAGSEGAAIDAGSSWKALMDAVVKQLPKRAADAGVFAFSVESYCEADSSEGAVQIGRMELMESESTQILVRVLADNELIENLQIADWAASRNRARTKSKESVMPELDRVIDVPLNVTLRFGQRTMRLREVLDLSPGALVELDRQVEDPVDLILDERVIARGEVVIVDGNYGLRVTEIVENGALVA from the coding sequence ATGATGAATGAAGCGGCGAAGGTCAATCTGATCTCCTGTCTGGCTGATGCGATGAGGAACTCTATCGCTGCATGCGGAAGCGGCCTATGGCTCTGCGCAGCGTCGACGATGACGGGAGACCGCCCGGCAGTTCCGGCTGAGCAGAGCGCAATGGTAACGAGTTTGCGCTTGAGAGGAACCCTTAGCGGAGAACTAAGGGTCGAGATCAGTGCGAAAGATCTACGTATCTTGTTTGCGGGATCGGAAGGTGCGGCAATAGACGCAGGAAGCTCGTGGAAAGCATTGATGGATGCGGTAGTCAAGCAGCTTCCAAAGCGAGCCGCCGACGCGGGAGTCTTTGCCTTCAGCGTCGAATCCTATTGTGAGGCGGACTCGTCAGAAGGCGCCGTTCAGATCGGTCGCATGGAGCTGATGGAATCGGAGAGCACGCAGATATTGGTCCGGGTGCTTGCGGACAATGAACTGATCGAGAATCTGCAGATTGCTGACTGGGCCGCGAGCCGCAATCGTGCAAGAACAAAATCTAAAGAGTCCGTCATGCCGGAACTGGACCGTGTCATCGACGTGCCGCTCAACGTTACGCTGCGTTTTGGGCAACGAACGATGCGACTCCGCGAAGTGCTCGACCTAAGCCCTGGAGCGTTGGTTGAGCTAGACCGCCAGGTGGAGGATCCGGTCGATCTGATTCTTGATGAACGTGTGATCGCGCGCGGCGAAGTGGTGATTGTGGACGGAAACTATGGTCTTCGTGTGACGGAGATCGTTGAGAATGGTGCGCTTGTAGCTTGA
- a CDS encoding FliM/FliN family flagellar motor switch protein, which yields MNKLVKRDADIKGPAEMRGRTVTRCNFRASGLLSNESTRQLRSMHEIFARSFAHSLDLFLGSPVEVKLTRIDQVGAREFAATLSAGTYLVPFGLQPTQEKVVSKFDNGLLFPLLDLLLGGPGEPMDCSRELTEIDEELFRSVTELMAAQLERVWKVTNVSVAPLASIKPVLMGQLFAMEERVITLHFEIRLATATSAFALALPTAFSGRLVRSGQSDAVRRGEMQASGRHRLRERILQCEMPLSIELSGLCIPLEDVVSLQVGSVVNLRTPSQRPILLQVSGYSMYEVTPVKRGEYRAAQLNRALDREV from the coding sequence GTGAACAAGCTGGTGAAACGCGACGCGGACATCAAAGGGCCTGCCGAAATGCGCGGACGCACGGTGACGCGATGCAACTTCCGCGCCTCGGGACTTCTCTCGAACGAAAGCACGCGACAATTGCGAAGTATGCACGAGATCTTTGCGCGCAGCTTTGCTCATTCACTTGATCTCTTCCTAGGGTCTCCGGTGGAGGTGAAGCTAACAAGAATTGACCAAGTCGGGGCTCGAGAATTCGCGGCGACGCTCTCCGCCGGCACGTATCTTGTTCCATTCGGCCTGCAACCTACGCAAGAGAAAGTGGTAAGTAAGTTCGATAACGGGCTGCTGTTTCCGCTGCTGGACCTCTTGTTGGGTGGCCCGGGGGAGCCGATGGATTGCAGCCGTGAGCTTACAGAGATCGATGAAGAGCTGTTCCGTAGCGTTACCGAACTGATGGCTGCTCAGCTTGAGCGCGTCTGGAAAGTTACGAATGTTTCTGTTGCACCCCTGGCCTCCATTAAGCCAGTCCTGATGGGGCAGCTGTTTGCGATGGAAGAGCGGGTTATCACATTGCACTTCGAGATCCGGCTTGCGACGGCAACATCGGCGTTCGCGCTGGCACTTCCGACAGCGTTTTCCGGGAGATTAGTGCGCAGCGGCCAGAGTGACGCCGTACGCCGTGGTGAAATGCAGGCGAGCGGGAGGCACCGGCTTCGCGAACGTATTCTGCAGTGCGAGATGCCACTGTCTATTGAACTCTCCGGGTTGTGTATCCCACTGGAAGATGTTGTGTCGCTGCAGGTTGGAAGCGTCGTGAATTTGAGGACACCATCGCAGCGTCCCATTTTGCTTCAGGTGAGCGGGTACTCCATGTATGAAGTCACGCCAGTCAAGCGGGGTGAGTATAGGGCGGCGCAATTGAATAGAGCTCTCGATCGCGAGGTGTGA
- a CDS encoding flagellar basal body P-ring protein FlgI, protein MRKDIVGVGGFSWRVLAFAILLAFALHGSAQLRQVHIRDITDVQGIRDNQLIGYGLVVGLAGTGDRQQTYFTIQTLANMLQKMGVQIPTGTAIVKNVAAVMVTTQVPPFAEPGMKIDITVSSVGDAKSIEGGVLLLTALRGADGQVYAEAQGPLTTGGYSESAAGNVREVNYPTVGVIADGAIIERAVSMDIRSLESVKFLLRQADFTASRDVADAINKDFGAQVANVVDSREIDVDAHTTGMDSIPRLISRIQNLSVGVQPRARVVVNERTGTIVLGGDVLLSPVSVLHGGLQIQVDTVVSATQAAPGSSAAPAVVTNTAVQVQDKEASSIRLAQGADVEELVKGLHTIGATAHDIVSILEAVKAAGGLQAELVVI, encoded by the coding sequence ATGCGAAAAGACATAGTAGGTGTTGGCGGTTTCTCCTGGCGTGTACTGGCATTTGCCATCCTCTTGGCATTTGCTCTGCACGGGTCCGCGCAGCTGCGGCAGGTACACATCCGCGATATTACGGATGTGCAGGGAATTCGGGATAACCAGCTGATTGGGTATGGGCTGGTGGTTGGTCTCGCCGGGACCGGCGACAGACAACAGACTTACTTCACCATACAGACCCTCGCGAACATGTTGCAGAAGATGGGTGTCCAGATTCCTACCGGAACGGCAATCGTAAAGAATGTCGCTGCCGTAATGGTGACCACGCAGGTGCCCCCGTTTGCGGAGCCCGGGATGAAGATAGATATCACCGTATCTTCGGTCGGTGATGCCAAGAGTATCGAAGGTGGAGTGCTGCTTCTAACGGCGCTACGTGGCGCGGACGGACAGGTGTATGCCGAGGCTCAAGGTCCGTTGACTACGGGTGGGTACTCCGAGAGTGCAGCTGGAAACGTCAGGGAGGTGAATTACCCGACGGTCGGAGTGATAGCAGACGGTGCAATCATCGAACGTGCAGTCAGCATGGATATTCGGTCTCTTGAAAGCGTGAAGTTTTTGCTGAGGCAAGCAGACTTCACTGCTTCGCGTGATGTGGCTGATGCAATTAATAAAGACTTTGGCGCGCAGGTTGCGAATGTCGTGGACTCGCGCGAGATTGATGTGGATGCACATACGACCGGTATGGACTCCATCCCCCGCTTGATCTCGCGAATACAGAACTTGTCGGTGGGTGTACAACCTCGGGCGCGCGTGGTGGTGAACGAACGGACGGGAACAATCGTGCTGGGGGGAGATGTTCTGCTATCGCCTGTGTCTGTGCTCCATGGCGGCTTGCAGATCCAGGTGGATACGGTGGTCAGTGCAACGCAAGCGGCTCCCGGCTCGAGTGCAGCTCCGGCGGTGGTCACGAATACCGCCGTGCAGGTGCAAGACAAAGAGGCGAGTTCAATCCGTTTGGCACAAGGAGCGGACGTGGAGGAACTGGTCAAAGGTTTACATACGATCGGCGCAACAGCTCATGACATTGTCTCGATCCTCGAAGCCGTCAAAGCTGCGGGAGGCCTCCAGGCAGAGTTGGTGGTGATCTGA
- the flgG gene encoding flagellar basal-body rod protein FlgG produces the protein MIRALYSAASGMNAQQMNLDTIANNLANSSTTGFQERRMQFTDLLYESQVMPGSASTHQTTVSSGLQIGLGVKPGSAEIIQTQGELQSTGNPLDIAIQGGGFFQIELPSGQVGYTRAGSFHLESQGNIVTPDGNPLQPAITVPPNATNISIGSDGTVTASIPGQTQAANLGAIQIATFPNAGGLNSIGNNIYLPTTASGDAIVGQPGGADGLGTLQQSSLEQSNVSVVEQFVEMIVAQRSYEANSRVVKAADEMMQQLNQLTQ, from the coding sequence ATGATTCGAGCACTTTATAGCGCTGCAAGCGGGATGAACGCCCAGCAGATGAATCTGGATACTATCGCGAACAACCTTGCGAACTCGAGCACGACGGGGTTTCAGGAGCGGCGTATGCAGTTTACGGACCTGCTGTATGAAAGCCAGGTAATGCCGGGCTCGGCTTCGACGCACCAGACAACGGTTTCGTCGGGACTTCAGATTGGTCTTGGTGTTAAGCCCGGGTCTGCGGAGATCATTCAGACGCAGGGCGAGCTTCAGAGCACTGGAAACCCTCTCGACATTGCAATTCAGGGCGGGGGATTCTTCCAGATCGAGTTGCCGAGCGGACAGGTCGGCTACACGCGCGCCGGGTCGTTCCATCTAGAGTCGCAAGGAAACATAGTGACCCCGGATGGGAATCCGCTCCAACCGGCGATCACCGTTCCACCCAATGCAACGAATATCTCGATCGGCAGCGACGGAACAGTCACTGCTTCGATTCCAGGCCAAACGCAAGCGGCCAACCTCGGAGCTATACAGATTGCCACCTTTCCCAATGCCGGGGGACTGAACAGCATTGGTAACAATATCTATCTGCCTACTACAGCATCCGGAGATGCGATCGTAGGCCAGCCCGGAGGGGCGGATGGCCTCGGCACTCTGCAGCAAAGTTCTCTGGAGCAATCGAATGTCAGTGTGGTTGAGCAGTTTGTCGAGATGATCGTGGCACAGCGCTCCTACGAGGCGAATTCGCGTGTGGTGAAAGCGGCCGACGAGATGATGCAACAGCTCAACCAGTTGACGCAATAA
- a CDS encoding flagellin, giving the protein MRVDPYISAILNAGIQNTQQSLNASVEQLASGQRVAVPSDDPAAAAANLESLASSANVDGYTRNGDAVLSQVHMADSALSSVIGELNQAVALGTQGADGTMNSADRVSISTQVQSILSEVVSQANTTFNGTSLFAGTAGVTEAFAADSSSPNGYTYQGDGGVNSATIGSNLQVNVNIPGDQIFTNPSGNVLGSLQQLVSALNSGTASDIGAAVAGVNSAITNVSQQRVVYAGAANQINSQESYLSQETVSLTAQQQSLTGIDMATAITNMTQAQTAHSAVLAAAAKVLPTSLLDYLN; this is encoded by the coding sequence ATGCGCGTAGATCCCTACATTTCCGCAATTCTGAACGCGGGTATTCAGAACACCCAGCAAAGTCTCAACGCGTCCGTTGAGCAGCTTGCTTCCGGGCAGCGTGTCGCTGTCCCCTCAGATGATCCGGCTGCCGCTGCAGCTAACCTGGAGAGTCTTGCGTCTTCGGCAAATGTTGATGGCTATACGAGAAATGGTGACGCAGTCTTGTCTCAGGTCCACATGGCGGACTCGGCTCTCAGTAGCGTGATCGGTGAACTGAACCAGGCAGTCGCTCTCGGTACACAAGGAGCAGATGGCACGATGAACAGCGCCGACCGTGTGTCAATTTCAACTCAGGTGCAAAGCATCCTGTCCGAAGTGGTGTCTCAGGCGAATACCACATTCAACGGCACCAGCCTGTTCGCCGGAACTGCGGGTGTTACAGAGGCTTTTGCAGCGGACAGCTCCTCGCCCAATGGATATACATATCAGGGAGACGGTGGCGTCAACAGCGCAACGATCGGCAGCAATCTGCAGGTGAACGTCAATATCCCTGGCGATCAGATATTTACAAACCCTAGTGGGAATGTTCTGGGATCTCTTCAGCAGCTCGTATCTGCGTTGAATAGCGGGACAGCTAGCGACATTGGTGCTGCGGTGGCAGGGGTGAATTCAGCGATCACCAATGTGAGCCAGCAACGTGTCGTCTATGCAGGCGCGGCGAACCAGATCAACAGCCAAGAGAGCTATCTTTCGCAGGAAACGGTTTCACTCACGGCGCAGCAACAGTCGTTGACCGGCATCGATATGGCGACTGCTATTACGAATATGACGCAGGCGCAGACCGCTCACAGTGCTGTGCTAGCCGCGGCGGCTAAGGTCTTGCCCACCTCGTTACTCGATTACCTGAATTAG